From Fibrobacter sp. UWB4, the proteins below share one genomic window:
- the dnaB gene encoding replicative DNA helicase → MSEENNSKSFDGRQMPADVEAERCLLGGILRDPEVMGVAVMAINDDDFFYMERHQLIWNALCSLNKAVTPIDPVTLSAELTKMGKLDLVGGREYIFELMESVASSANVPWQLEHLRNKAVLRKLIRTSSDIIRQAMDPASTPDNVLQDAERDIFAIADNQVRNTLKSIDNFVAPLLERINNRRDGGITGVPTGITELDELTNGLQNSDLIILAARPGVGKTSFAMTVAANAAIRYGKNVAFFSLEMDGIQLAQRLLCSQAQVDQSRLRNGKLSSDEIKKIIAAVTPINQAPLFVDDNADLGIMELMSKARQLKHKGHLDLLIIDYLQLMKTGKEENRAVAIGAISRGLKILAKELSIPVIALAQLSRKVEEKGRERPQLSDLRESGSIEQDADMVWFVERPFVQTHKDEDRYKATLIVAKHRNGSVKDIDMSFVPEYTTFYDATDQQGVEGDEDYQYGSDDDGGGPQVADFGSF, encoded by the coding sequence ATGTCTGAAGAAAATAATTCCAAGTCGTTTGATGGTCGCCAAATGCCCGCCGATGTTGAGGCGGAACGCTGTTTGCTGGGTGGTATTTTACGTGACCCCGAAGTGATGGGCGTCGCTGTTATGGCCATCAATGACGATGACTTTTTCTACATGGAACGTCATCAGTTGATTTGGAACGCGCTTTGCAGTTTGAACAAGGCGGTTACTCCCATCGATCCCGTGACGCTTTCAGCGGAACTCACGAAGATGGGCAAGCTCGACCTTGTCGGTGGCCGCGAATACATCTTTGAATTGATGGAATCCGTCGCATCGTCGGCGAATGTCCCGTGGCAGTTGGAACACCTTCGCAACAAGGCGGTGCTCCGCAAACTTATCCGCACGTCATCCGATATTATCCGCCAGGCGATGGACCCGGCCTCAACGCCGGACAATGTGTTACAGGATGCCGAACGCGATATCTTTGCGATTGCCGATAACCAGGTGCGCAACACCTTGAAGTCGATCGACAACTTTGTGGCGCCTCTTTTGGAACGCATCAACAACCGTCGTGATGGCGGCATTACGGGTGTGCCTACGGGCATTACGGAACTGGATGAACTCACGAACGGTCTCCAGAATTCCGACTTGATCATTCTCGCAGCCCGTCCGGGTGTGGGTAAAACATCTTTCGCGATGACGGTTGCCGCAAATGCAGCCATTCGCTACGGCAAGAACGTTGCCTTTTTCAGCTTGGAAATGGACGGCATCCAGCTCGCCCAGCGTCTGCTTTGCTCGCAGGCGCAGGTGGACCAGAGTAGGCTCCGCAACGGTAAGCTCAGTTCTGACGAAATCAAGAAGATTATCGCCGCAGTGACGCCGATTAATCAGGCTCCGCTGTTTGTCGATGACAACGCCGACCTCGGCATCATGGAACTCATGAGCAAGGCGCGCCAGCTCAAGCACAAGGGCCACCTCGACCTCCTCATCATCGACTACTTGCAGTTGATGAAGACCGGCAAGGAAGAAAACCGCGCGGTTGCAATCGGTGCCATTTCCCGTGGTCTAAAAATCTTGGCGAAGGAATTGAGCATCCCGGTCATCGCACTTGCACAGCTCAGCCGTAAAGTCGAAGAAAAGGGTCGTGAACGCCCGCAGCTTTCGGACTTGCGTGAATCCGGTTCTATCGAACAGGACGCCGACATGGTGTGGTTCGTGGAACGCCCGTTCGTGCAGACGCACAAGGACGAAGACCGCTACAAGGCAACACTCATTGTGGCGAAGCACCGTAACGGTTCCGTGAAGGATATTGACATGAGCTTCGTGCCTGAATACACGACGTTCTACGATGCGACCGACCAGCAAGGCGTGGAAGGTGACGAAGATTATCAGTATGGCTCAGATGACGATGGCGGTGGACCGCAGGTTGCCGACTTTGGGAGCTTTTAA
- a CDS encoding ABC transporter permease, protein MPLILKPINWIGQKIVDAIAAVGECICILFITLKQFRYVHKNPALIVKEMISVGVSSLPLLFVTSIFTGMVATIMAEFEFHNLVSDKFVGTAACKMVLIELGPLLTAIVLSGRVGSAVAAEIGSMKEKEELSAYVVLGLDPYRYLAMPRLFAFLTMIPCLTAISNALALIGGWIVCVLALDITTYTYSTGMQYLFENLDLWAGIIKSIVFGTIIFVLAYYHGTHSKPGAHGVGLATMSVVVSSCLMILVSDFILDAFLFF, encoded by the coding sequence ATGCCGTTGATTCTGAAACCGATAAATTGGATAGGGCAAAAGATTGTCGATGCAATCGCCGCTGTAGGCGAGTGCATTTGCATCCTGTTCATTACGCTCAAGCAGTTCAGGTATGTGCACAAGAATCCGGCCCTGATCGTAAAGGAGATGATCTCTGTAGGAGTCTCCTCGCTCCCGCTTTTGTTTGTGACGTCCATCTTTACAGGCATGGTCGCGACCATCATGGCCGAGTTCGAATTTCACAATCTCGTGTCCGACAAGTTCGTGGGAACGGCCGCTTGCAAGATGGTGCTGATAGAACTTGGCCCCTTGCTTACTGCGATTGTGCTTTCGGGCCGTGTGGGTAGCGCCGTTGCTGCTGAAATCGGCTCCATGAAGGAAAAGGAAGAACTCTCCGCGTATGTGGTGCTCGGGCTTGATCCGTACCGCTACCTTGCCATGCCGAGGCTGTTTGCGTTCTTGACGATGATCCCGTGCCTGACGGCCATCTCTAATGCGCTTGCGCTGATTGGCGGCTGGATCGTCTGTGTGCTTGCTCTGGATATCACGACCTACACCTATTCGACCGGTATGCAGTACCTGTTCGAAAATCTGGACTTGTGGGCGGGGATTATCAAGTCTATTGTATTTGGAACGATCATATTTGTGCTTGCCTACTACCATGGGACGCATTCCAAGCCGGGTGCGCATGGTGTTGGACTTGCGACGATGAGCGTTGTGGTTTCTAGTTGTCTTATGATTTTGGTTTCTGACTTTATTCTTGATGCGTTCTTGTTCTTCTAG
- a CDS encoding ABC transporter ATP-binding protein gives MPNVKIDPNDIAIRLKGLKKSFGPQTVLEDVNLDIRRGETMVIIGKSGGGKSVILKHMIGLLQPDGGEVTVDGVTISTPQFFDTRTIRRKMGMLFQMGALFDSMDTGENIAFALREHHPEMSEAEIQNVVTEKLQMINLVPSFRTKMPSELSGGMRKRVALARAIALNPEILLYDEPTTGLDPITSDVINDLILDMQSKLGVTSVVVTHDMVSAFKVADRIAMLYNGRIIEVGSVDEIKNTSNPYVHQFITGQRKISVDGESQE, from the coding sequence ATGCCGAATGTAAAAATCGATCCGAATGACATTGCAATTCGACTCAAAGGGCTTAAGAAGTCCTTTGGCCCTCAGACCGTTCTTGAAGACGTGAACCTCGACATCCGCCGTGGCGAGACGATGGTGATTATCGGTAAGTCCGGTGGTGGCAAGTCTGTGATTCTAAAGCACATGATTGGACTTTTGCAGCCGGATGGCGGCGAAGTGACTGTCGATGGCGTGACGATCAGTACGCCACAGTTCTTCGATACGCGTACCATCCGCCGCAAGATGGGTATGTTGTTCCAAATGGGCGCCTTGTTCGATTCCATGGACACGGGCGAGAATATCGCTTTTGCCCTCCGCGAACATCACCCGGAAATGTCTGAAGCTGAGATCCAGAACGTGGTGACGGAAAAGCTTCAGATGATCAACCTCGTGCCGTCATTCCGTACAAAGATGCCCTCCGAACTTTCGGGCGGTATGCGTAAGCGCGTGGCTCTTGCAAGGGCCATTGCCTTGAATCCGGAAATTCTTTTGTACGATGAACCGACAACGGGCCTGGACCCGATTACAAGTGACGTGATCAACGATCTTATTCTCGATATGCAGAGCAAGCTCGGTGTCACCTCGGTTGTTGTGACGCACGACATGGTAAGCGCCTTCAAGGTGGCGGACCGAATCGCCATGCTATACAATGGGCGAATCATCGAAGTGGGTTCAGTCGATGAAATCAAGAATACAAGCAACCCGTATGTGCACCAGTTCATTACGGGACAACGTAAAATTTCGGTGGATGGGGAATCGCAGGAGTAG
- a CDS encoding PKD domain-containing protein yields MNKKFYVGTLAFGVAASFWACGSGDILNPNNGDDIMGLPINYEDGVAADNSLNEAVMNSTNCPECFVSVQPSSSSRGRVRSSSSVNPGLSSSRYSSAIVNSSSSIPGYVSSSSTTNPPPSYSSSAVVVSSSSIPSGPISDIGTCHPDLATISKGGTATWVFDQDASISALKLLKAKFTWTFEGGTPPTIEVDGANGTEQKVKYVNSGKYGASVVVSFTDGAHVVPCSPLQVNGEPISCKCTGAGGDVTTDAGVATWTATCTSAANIIDYEWDGVSAGATGVTGTHTFTKKGQSYAPVLRVSNDDNSVETVTCPAIIASDANIPDYKIETTQDKVEFDKVGEFTLVADLPQNWHNDATTCTLVCQGGNSPYELTIDGIEVSGTNYQDIKGKMLVAHTVGKYPIPVKVTKIAAGETVSCGVNW; encoded by the coding sequence ATGAATAAAAAGTTTTATGTTGGAACGCTAGCTTTTGGTGTTGCTGCAAGTTTTTGGGCTTGTGGTAGTGGTGATATTTTGAACCCAAATAATGGCGACGATATTATGGGTCTCCCGATCAACTACGAAGATGGCGTAGCTGCTGACAATAGTCTTAATGAAGCCGTGATGAATTCTACCAACTGCCCAGAATGTTTTGTAAGTGTTCAGCCTAGTTCTTCATCTAGGGGGAGAGTGAGGTCTTCGAGTTCGGTAAATCCTGGCCTTTCTTCGTCCCGCTATTCCAGCGCTATAGTTAATTCTTCTTCCTCTATACCTGGCTATGTAAGTTCTTCATCTACGACGAATCCTCCGCCTTCTTATTCGTCGAGCGCTGTTGTGGTTTCTAGCTCTTCTATACCTTCTGGTCCGATTTCGGATATCGGAACTTGCCATCCGGATCTTGCTACGATCTCTAAGGGTGGAACGGCTACATGGGTGTTTGACCAGGATGCAAGCATTTCCGCTCTTAAGTTGCTGAAGGCGAAGTTCACATGGACGTTTGAGGGCGGTACGCCTCCGACTATTGAAGTTGATGGTGCTAATGGTACTGAACAGAAGGTCAAGTACGTCAATTCCGGTAAGTATGGTGCTTCGGTTGTCGTAAGCTTTACTGATGGTGCTCATGTTGTGCCCTGTAGTCCGCTACAGGTGAATGGTGAACCGATTTCTTGTAAGTGCACTGGTGCTGGCGGCGATGTCACTACCGATGCCGGTGTAGCTACATGGACCGCTACTTGCACTTCTGCTGCTAACATCATTGATTATGAATGGGATGGCGTGTCTGCAGGTGCGACGGGCGTTACTGGTACTCACACCTTTACGAAAAAGGGCCAGTCCTATGCTCCAGTTCTTAGAGTAAGCAACGATGATAATTCTGTCGAGACAGTGACCTGCCCGGCTATTATTGCTTCGGATGCAAACATTCCGGACTATAAGATTGAAACGACGCAAGATAAAGTTGAATTTGACAAGGTTGGCGAATTTACTTTGGTGGCCGACTTGCCGCAGAATTGGCATAATGATGCGACAACTTGCACCTTGGTCTGCCAGGGTGGAAATTCGCCGTATGAATTGACTATCGACGGCATTGAAGTTTCTGGTACGAACTATCAGGACATTAAGGGCAAGATGCTTGTTGCTCATACTGTTGGTAAGTATCCGATCCCGGTAAAGGTGACAAAGATCGCTGCTGGTGAAACCGTCTCTTGCGGTGTTAACTGGTAA
- a CDS encoding sodium:alanine symporter family protein produces the protein METLNSILDAIDGYVWGVPLIVIILFVGILLTIRLGCLQVMNLHNALRFMAHSEKDGAGEVSSFGALCTALAATIGTGNIVGVATAIGTGGPGALFWMEVAAFLGMATKYAEGLLAVKYRTVDKDGKVLGGPFYYIETGIKERFGWNMKWLAVIFAIFGMAAGLLGIGTITQVNGITSAMARLTPNAAEFVNIGGNSVSVTTAIAGLLVTIFAATVIIGGLKRIAKVSMYIVPIMAIIYIIACILLLLLNFSQISSAIETIVRAAFNPSAVTGGVVGSIFIAMQKGIARGIFSNEAGLGSAPIAAAAAKTKEPVRQGLVCMTGTFFDTIIICTMTGLAIVVSGAWDPKLGLEGVNITMEAFSRGLAIIPGGAVIAPYFLAIALVFFAFTTILGWAYYSEKCLQYLLGRKDKKAILTYRWVYIFAIFIGPYLTVSAVWTSADIFNGLMAFPNLVALILLSGIVANETKTFLAKFKGEKE, from the coding sequence ATGGAAACACTCAATTCCATTCTCGATGCTATCGATGGGTACGTCTGGGGCGTTCCCCTCATTGTCATCATTCTCTTTGTAGGCATCCTCCTCACCATCCGTCTTGGCTGCCTGCAAGTCATGAACTTGCACAACGCGCTCCGCTTCATGGCGCACAGCGAAAAGGACGGCGCAGGCGAAGTTTCTAGCTTCGGTGCTCTCTGCACGGCTCTTGCCGCCACGATCGGTACAGGCAACATCGTCGGCGTGGCAACCGCTATCGGCACCGGTGGCCCGGGCGCCCTCTTCTGGATGGAAGTCGCCGCTTTCCTCGGCATGGCAACAAAGTATGCCGAAGGCCTGCTCGCCGTCAAGTACCGCACAGTAGACAAGGACGGCAAGGTTCTCGGCGGTCCGTTCTATTACATCGAAACGGGTATCAAGGAACGCTTTGGCTGGAACATGAAATGGCTTGCCGTGATATTCGCCATCTTTGGCATGGCCGCAGGCCTCCTCGGCATTGGCACCATCACGCAGGTCAATGGCATCACGAGCGCCATGGCGCGTCTCACTCCGAATGCCGCTGAATTTGTCAACATCGGCGGAAACTCCGTGAGTGTCACGACAGCTATCGCAGGCCTCCTCGTCACGATCTTTGCGGCAACAGTCATCATCGGCGGTCTCAAGCGCATTGCAAAAGTCTCGATGTACATTGTTCCTATCATGGCAATCATCTACATCATCGCTTGCATTCTCCTTTTGCTCCTCAACTTCTCGCAGATTTCCTCCGCAATCGAAACGATTGTGAGGGCAGCTTTCAATCCGTCTGCAGTCACCGGCGGCGTTGTCGGTTCCATTTTCATTGCAATGCAGAAAGGCATCGCTCGTGGCATTTTCAGTAACGAAGCAGGCCTCGGTTCTGCACCGATTGCAGCTGCCGCAGCAAAGACAAAGGAACCTGTGCGTCAGGGTCTTGTTTGCATGACAGGCACGTTCTTCGACACGATTATCATTTGTACGATGACCGGCCTTGCGATTGTCGTCTCGGGCGCCTGGGATCCGAAGCTCGGACTCGAAGGCGTAAACATCACGATGGAAGCATTCTCCCGCGGCCTTGCCATTATCCCAGGCGGTGCCGTGATCGCCCCGTACTTCCTTGCAATAGCTCTCGTGTTCTTCGCGTTCACGACGATTCTTGGCTGGGCCTACTACTCTGAAAAGTGCTTGCAGTACCTGCTCGGCCGCAAGGACAAGAAGGCGATTCTCACCTACCGCTGGGTCTACATCTTCGCCATTTTCATCGGACCATACCTCACGGTCAGCGCCGTCTGGACAAGCGCCGACATTTTTAACGGTCTGATGGCATTCCCGAACCTTGTGGCGCTAATACTTCTCTCTGGCATTGTCGCGAACGAAACAAAGACGTTCCTTGCGAAGTTCAAGGGAGAGAAAGAGTAG